A single genomic interval of Lathyrus oleraceus cultivar Zhongwan6 chromosome 7, CAAS_Psat_ZW6_1.0, whole genome shotgun sequence harbors:
- the LOC127105166 gene encoding 30S ribosomal protein S31, chloroplastic produces the protein MATASSLLLASPSPLSIQFQSSCSHLSFSRSQILHSPLITSSLPLLSASSISSLSPTTLSVYCGRGDRKTAKGKRFSHSFGNARPRNKNKGRGPPRIYTPPDPTKKEKLEDKEVLKIDIQE, from the exons ATGGCTACCGCATCATCACTCCTTCTAGCATCACCTTCTCCACTCTCCATTCAATTTCAATCTTCATGCTCTCACCTTTCATTCTCTCGCTCCCAAATTCTTCACTCACCGCTCATCACTTCTTCATTGCCGTTGCTCTCAGCTTCTTCAATCTCCTCTCTTTCACCAACCACTCTTTCTG TGTATTGTGGTAGAGGCGATAGGAAAACTGCAAAGGGAAAACGCTTCAGCCATTCGTTTGGAAAT GCAAGACCAAGGAACAAGAACAAGGGTAGAGGACCACCTAGAATTTATACTCCACCTGATCCAACCAAAAAAGAGAAGCTTGAAGATAAGGAAGTGTTGAAGATTGACATTCAGGAATGA